CAGTCCAAACAGGATCACGCATCCGTGTGGTCAAGGGTGACATCACCCGTCTCGAGGTGGACGCCATCGTCAACGCCGCCAACTCTTCGCTGCGCGGCGGTGGAGGCGTGGACGGCGCCATCCACCGCGCCGCCGGCCCGGGCCTCTTGCAGGAGTGCATCCTCCTCGGTGGCTGCCCGCCCGGAGAGGCACGCATCACCGGCGGCCACCGCCTCAAGGCGCGCCATGTCATCCACACCGTCGGCCCGGTCTACCAGGGCGGTCTTCGCGGCGAGGCCGCCCTGCTTGAATCCTGCTATCTGCGCTCTCTGCAGCTGGCGGAAGAGGCCGAATTGAAATCGATAGCCTTCCCCTGCATTTCCACCGGCGTCTTCGGCTATCCCAAGCCGGAGGCCTGCCGGATTGCGGTGACGACGGTTCGGGGATGGCTGGATACCTATGATCTGCCCGAAATCGTCATCTTTTGCTGTTTCGAAAGCGTGGATGCCCGGCTCTACCGATCGTTCCTGGAGGGGGCTTCCACCTGAAGCGCATATCGCGGGATATGTACTGCACGGAAAGAAAGGTCATGACTTCAAAACGTACGCTCCAGGATTCCGAGGATCTGCAAACCATCCCCGGCGTCGGTCCCAACCTTGCCCGGCATCTGGGCGAGATCGGCTACCATCGCGTCTCCCAGCTGCGGGATGCCGATCCGGAGGCGATGTACGCCCGGCTCTGCGAACTCCACGGCGGCCGCATCGACCGCTGCGTCCTCTATGTCTTTCGCGAGGCTGTCTATTTTGCCAGCCACGACCGCCATGATCCCGAGCTGCTCAAATGGTGGAACTGGAAAGAAGGGGCCGAGGCCGATGCCCGCGAGTCCGGCAGCAGCCGCTGAAACAACTCCGTTTTTCTCAATTCGAAACCTGAACGCTCACACCGGTGATCACTCGGGAGAACTCCTTTGTCCAGCAAAACTTATAAATGGTCCGCCATTGCATGCGCTTTGACAGCTTTCTTCACATCC
The nucleotide sequence above comes from bacterium. Encoded proteins:
- a CDS encoding O-acetyl-ADP-ribose deacetylase; protein product: MDPVQTGSRIRVVKGDITRLEVDAIVNAANSSLRGGGGVDGAIHRAAGPGLLQECILLGGCPPGEARITGGHRLKARHVIHTVGPVYQGGLRGEAALLESCYLRSLQLAEEAELKSIAFPCISTGVFGYPKPEACRIAVTTVRGWLDTYDLPEIVIFCCFESVDARLYRSFLEGAST
- a CDS encoding helix-hairpin-helix domain-containing protein, encoding MTSKRTLQDSEDLQTIPGVGPNLARHLGEIGYHRVSQLRDADPEAMYARLCELHGGRIDRCVLYVFREAVYFASHDRHDPELLKWWNWKEGAEADARESGSSR